The following proteins are co-located in the Maridesulfovibrio sp. genome:
- a CDS encoding AraC family transcriptional regulator, which produces MNKGTIRYLRPETIEGLEIQEVINSNHSFPNHTHGFHSVGVMEAGGCYCRQPGSGSSFVRGGEIALFNPGLVHSGVITDSDTRLTYRVFSFDNRLFEKALRDLNETEGLPEFRSVVTEDKLTTGTLTELNYAASTVKSRLALDTALARAAAALLTRHCEAQSKVPHTKEPAAVKKAREYLHENLSEKVSLEELSQATGLSRYHLLRVFRKTTGLPPHNYHLQLRIEHAKRLLRSGMSFAETALQSGFSDQSHFTNTFRRYTGATPSQYTNI; this is translated from the coding sequence ATGAACAAAGGGACAATCAGATACCTGCGGCCTGAGACTATCGAGGGCCTCGAAATTCAGGAAGTTATTAACTCTAACCATTCCTTCCCGAACCATACCCACGGTTTTCATTCCGTAGGCGTCATGGAGGCAGGCGGTTGCTATTGCCGCCAGCCGGGTTCAGGCAGTTCCTTTGTGCGTGGAGGGGAAATAGCCCTCTTCAATCCCGGGCTTGTCCATTCCGGTGTAATTACCGACTCTGACACCCGGCTCACCTACCGAGTTTTCAGCTTTGACAACCGTTTATTTGAGAAAGCCCTCCGCGACCTTAATGAAACAGAAGGATTACCGGAATTCAGGTCCGTTGTAACCGAAGATAAATTGACCACCGGAACCCTGACCGAACTCAACTACGCCGCATCAACAGTAAAAAGCAGGCTGGCCCTTGATACAGCCCTTGCCCGTGCTGCAGCGGCCCTCTTGACCCGCCATTGCGAAGCCCAATCCAAAGTACCGCACACCAAGGAACCTGCAGCGGTAAAAAAAGCCCGCGAATATCTTCACGAGAACCTCTCGGAGAAGGTTTCACTTGAAGAACTTTCACAGGCTACCGGACTATCCCGCTATCATCTGCTGCGGGTATTCAGAAAAACCACCGGACTTCCGCCGCACAATTATCATTTGCAGCTGCGCATTGAACACGCCAAGAGACTGCTGCGTTCCGGAATGTCCTTTGCTGAGACAGCCCTGCAAAGCGGCTTCTCAGACCAGAGCCACTTCACCAACACTTTCCGCCGCTATACGGGCGCGACTCCCTCGCAATACACTAATATTTAA
- a CDS encoding STAS/SEC14 domain-containing protein codes for MIEMIEIAPKVLGLKINGKIHEEDMNKMIAVCKKKMEESERIAVYVEVEEMGGISFNALVEDLKFALPNLKRFSKKAVVSEIKWHEPLIKVSDKLFPSIEVRHYNPDQRDEALEWVQE; via the coding sequence ATGATTGAAATGATTGAAATCGCCCCCAAGGTTCTGGGGCTCAAGATCAACGGCAAAATTCATGAAGAAGATATGAATAAAATGATCGCCGTCTGCAAAAAAAAGATGGAAGAATCAGAAAGGATTGCCGTTTATGTTGAAGTCGAAGAAATGGGCGGAATTTCCTTCAATGCTCTGGTTGAAGATTTGAAGTTTGCCCTGCCCAACTTGAAACGGTTCTCCAAGAAAGCGGTGGTTTCAGAGATCAAATGGCATGAGCCGCTGATCAAAGTCAGCGACAAGCTTTTTCCCTCAATTGAGGTCCGCCATTACAACCCGGATCAAAGGGATGAAGCCCTTGAATGGGTGCAGGAATAA
- a CDS encoding methyl-accepting chemotaxis protein yields the protein MNFKDWSLKNKIIIPTFCIVAIILTASTWVMTDQARSLAVEQASKGADTEAKGYGNEISETLGKALTVTRTLAAMFEEGANYKVIPDREFLDSVLVHTLKKHPGLSGAWCTFPSKSSYDNREDEYREKYKGAYRNWYYRDGGSIAASYVGDENLEGQAWFEKPMSGNVETLSEPYPWEVDGKTFWLCSTGYPVKKKGRNIGIVGVDFYLNDLLDTVLKIKPFETGYAFLVTNEGTIVAHPDSELQAKNITEILTGKNQSDILAAINNGRTYSYVADSKSGNKEYITYAPIKVGKTSFPWSIALVIPMDKVEAQANAIAKNSIMVSVVAILILLAILFVLAGVISKPILKTAGYTNKVSEGDLDASLEINQKDEIGRMADSLRAMVGELKKTILKAEDETRKAEEESAKAREATAEAEKARAKADMARTEGLHHAADRVEQVLERVVSASEQMSVQSNEMLQGSEIQSDRISSTATAMEEMNATVLEIARNASDAAEASNDAQIKARDGASVVEKSKTALTQTVTEVNNLKGNMEELGKQAKGTEAIVGVITDIADQTNLLALNAAIEAARAGEAGRGFAVVADEVRKLAEKTMTATGEVSNSINAIQRVAGDNIRSMETVYTRIAEANDFSESSGGVLKEIVTGAEESAIQIQSIATAAEEQSATSEEINNSIEEISRITAETANGAREFALALESLAEQVSEMQKIVEDLKDE from the coding sequence ATGAACTTTAAGGACTGGAGCCTAAAAAACAAAATTATCATACCCACTTTCTGCATTGTGGCGATTATCCTTACCGCCAGCACATGGGTAATGACTGATCAGGCAAGAAGCTTAGCAGTAGAGCAAGCCAGCAAGGGTGCTGACACTGAAGCAAAAGGATACGGTAATGAAATATCCGAAACATTAGGGAAAGCTCTTACCGTAACAAGAACTCTAGCCGCCATGTTTGAAGAGGGCGCTAACTACAAAGTCATCCCTGACCGTGAATTCCTCGACTCCGTACTTGTACACACTCTGAAAAAGCACCCCGGCCTTTCCGGTGCATGGTGTACCTTTCCGAGCAAAAGCAGCTACGACAACCGGGAAGATGAATACCGCGAAAAATACAAAGGAGCGTACCGCAACTGGTATTACCGCGACGGCGGAAGCATAGCCGCTTCATATGTAGGAGATGAAAACCTTGAAGGACAGGCATGGTTTGAAAAACCCATGTCCGGCAATGTGGAGACCCTCTCCGAACCATACCCGTGGGAAGTGGATGGAAAGACTTTCTGGCTTTGCTCCACCGGATACCCGGTTAAGAAAAAAGGGCGTAACATAGGTATTGTAGGCGTAGACTTTTACCTGAACGACCTTCTTGATACCGTACTTAAAATCAAACCGTTTGAAACCGGCTATGCGTTCCTGGTAACAAATGAGGGAACCATTGTTGCGCATCCCGATTCCGAGCTGCAGGCTAAAAACATAACCGAAATTCTCACAGGCAAAAATCAGAGCGATATTCTGGCCGCAATCAATAACGGCAGGACCTATTCTTATGTAGCAGACTCTAAATCAGGTAATAAGGAATACATTACCTATGCTCCGATCAAAGTCGGTAAGACTTCTTTCCCATGGTCCATCGCATTGGTAATCCCCATGGACAAGGTTGAAGCACAAGCCAATGCCATTGCCAAGAATAGTATCATGGTCAGTGTTGTGGCAATTCTTATCCTGCTGGCTATTCTCTTTGTACTGGCCGGAGTTATCAGCAAGCCTATCCTCAAGACCGCAGGCTACACTAACAAAGTTTCTGAAGGCGACCTCGATGCCTCACTGGAAATCAACCAGAAAGATGAAATCGGACGTATGGCCGACTCCCTGCGGGCCATGGTCGGAGAACTCAAGAAGACCATCCTTAAAGCGGAAGATGAAACCCGCAAGGCAGAAGAAGAGTCTGCAAAAGCACGCGAAGCAACTGCCGAAGCGGAAAAGGCCCGAGCCAAGGCAGACATGGCCCGCACTGAAGGCCTGCATCACGCAGCAGACCGAGTTGAGCAGGTACTTGAACGGGTAGTCTCCGCTTCTGAACAGATGTCCGTTCAGTCTAACGAAATGCTGCAGGGATCAGAAATCCAAAGCGACCGCATTTCCTCCACAGCAACAGCCATGGAAGAAATGAACGCAACAGTTCTGGAAATCGCCCGCAACGCCAGTGACGCTGCAGAAGCAAGTAACGATGCCCAGATAAAGGCCAGAGACGGAGCTTCGGTTGTCGAGAAATCCAAAACAGCACTGACCCAGACTGTAACCGAGGTAAACAACCTCAAAGGCAACATGGAAGAGCTGGGCAAGCAGGCCAAGGGAACCGAAGCCATTGTCGGTGTAATTACCGATATTGCCGACCAGACCAACCTGCTGGCCCTCAACGCAGCCATTGAAGCCGCACGTGCAGGTGAAGCCGGACGAGGTTTCGCTGTTGTTGCCGATGAAGTGCGCAAACTGGCGGAAAAAACCATGACTGCCACAGGGGAAGTATCTAATTCCATCAACGCGATCCAGCGTGTAGCCGGGGATAACATCCGCTCCATGGAAACTGTCTACACCCGCATTGCTGAAGCAAATGATTTCTCTGAAAGCTCCGGCGGAGTTTTAAAGGAAATCGTTACCGGTGCCGAAGAAAGTGCGATCCAGATTCAAAGTATCGCCACAGCGGCTGAAGAGCAGTCTGCCACCTCAGAAGAAATCAACAACTCCATCGAAGAAATCAGCCGGATTACCGCTGAGACGGCAAATGGAGCACGAGAATTTGCTTTGGCTCTTGAATCGCTCGCTGAACAGGTATCTGAAATGCAGAAAATCGTAGAAGACCTGAAAGATGAATAG
- a CDS encoding zinc ribbon domain-containing protein YjdM, whose translation MENLPNCPQCNSEYVYSDGSTLICPECNYEFQAEDVAEKVYKDANGNVLVDGDTVIVIQDLKVKGASSSIKKGTKVKNIRLVEPEDGVHDISCKIPGFGAMMLKTSIVKKG comes from the coding sequence ATGGAAAATTTACCTAATTGCCCGCAATGTAATTCTGAATATGTATATTCTGACGGAAGCACCCTCATCTGCCCGGAATGCAACTATGAATTTCAGGCTGAAGACGTTGCTGAAAAAGTTTATAAAGACGCAAACGGCAACGTTCTCGTTGACGGTGACACTGTCATCGTCATTCAGGATCTGAAAGTTAAGGGTGCATCTTCATCCATCAAAAAAGGAACCAAAGTCAAAAACATCCGTCTGGTTGAACCTGAAGACGGCGTGCATGACATTTCCTGCAAGATTCCCGGCTTCGGCGCAATGATGCTGAAGACATCCATTGTAAAAAAAGGCTAG
- a CDS encoding ATP-binding protein, which yields MSYRTKKKLWEIPTWKWLLACVLISELLTFILSCSVSYALWGKVSSQVLIIGVVDSFLVSLVIAGLLLSFVHKQRENARLREDIEHITKHDLKSPLQLIIGAPTILLEEADLTELERTLVQKIQESGYRMLNMINLSLDIYKIEHGLYEYMPESVDIMQTVQSVLDENRNLIDGKHIQVLQKQSNSPDEKVEKMIVQAEELLCYSIFSNCIKNSLEASPEGGEVNIVFTEGSSKTVSIHNQGAVPESIRGVFFDKYSTAGKREGTGLGTYSAKLMVNALGGDISMQTSDEHGTTVLITFN from the coding sequence GTGTCATACAGGACGAAGAAAAAGCTTTGGGAAATCCCGACATGGAAATGGCTTTTGGCCTGTGTCCTCATTTCTGAGCTGTTGACATTCATCTTGAGTTGCTCCGTTAGCTACGCTCTATGGGGCAAAGTCTCAAGTCAGGTCCTTATCATAGGTGTTGTTGATTCCTTTTTAGTCTCTCTGGTTATTGCCGGGCTGCTCTTGTCCTTTGTGCATAAGCAGAGAGAGAACGCCAGGCTGCGTGAAGATATTGAACATATTACCAAGCATGATTTGAAATCTCCGCTTCAATTGATTATCGGAGCGCCGACCATTTTACTGGAAGAGGCTGATCTTACCGAGCTTGAGCGGACTCTTGTCCAAAAGATTCAAGAGTCCGGTTACCGCATGCTGAACATGATTAACCTTTCATTGGATATCTACAAGATAGAACATGGCTTATACGAATATATGCCTGAGTCGGTTGATATTATGCAGACCGTCCAGAGTGTCCTTGATGAAAACAGGAATTTAATTGATGGCAAGCATATTCAGGTATTGCAAAAACAATCAAATTCCCCCGACGAAAAAGTGGAGAAGATGATTGTTCAAGCGGAAGAATTGTTATGTTACTCAATATTTTCAAACTGTATAAAAAACAGCCTTGAAGCTTCTCCGGAAGGTGGGGAGGTCAATATCGTTTTTACCGAAGGTTCCTCCAAAACTGTATCCATTCACAATCAAGGGGCAGTGCCTGAATCAATCCGCGGCGTGTTCTTTGATAAATATTCAACTGCCGGCAAACGGGAGGGAACCGGACTTGGGACATATTCAGCAAAACTGATGGTTAATGCTCTTGGCGGAGATATTTCTATGCAGACTTCTGATGAGCATGGAACAACTGTTTTGATCACATTCAACTAG
- a CDS encoding HAMP domain-containing sensor histidine kinase, whose protein sequence is MAKSKNPRETVGLRPGEALGCIHSVAHEGGCGTSKFCRDCGAATSIIKSLEGNAHTEECRILRKSADFNEALDLQVFTSPFKYENYDLIIFTVLDISHEKRRKNLERLFFHDILNLATGLRYASQMLCRSSASDRIYKQCLKMDNTISQLTEEIQAQRDLSKAEEGILKVSIRPTSCKGTLRKIWDMYSSHPLCTDRRIQIDEFEDFYFNTDPTILIRSLGNMVKNALEASEPGETITLGCQKEDGQAHFWGHNNYFIPEKSQRQIFKRSFSTKGDGRGLGTYSMKLLIEKHLNGKVWFESTPENGTVFSISIPMNEQLTTE, encoded by the coding sequence ATGGCTAAAAGTAAAAATCCGCGCGAGACAGTGGGACTTAGGCCGGGAGAAGCATTGGGTTGCATCCACTCAGTTGCGCATGAAGGCGGCTGTGGAACGAGCAAATTCTGCCGCGACTGCGGGGCCGCAACATCAATCATCAAATCCCTTGAAGGAAATGCTCACACTGAAGAATGCCGTATCTTAAGAAAGTCAGCAGACTTCAATGAGGCATTAGACCTGCAGGTTTTTACCTCTCCCTTCAAATATGAAAATTATGATCTTATCATTTTTACAGTACTCGATATCAGCCATGAAAAAAGAAGGAAGAACCTTGAACGCCTGTTCTTCCATGACATATTGAATCTCGCCACAGGACTCCGGTATGCGTCACAGATGCTTTGCCGAAGCTCCGCATCAGACAGGATATACAAGCAATGTCTAAAAATGGACAACACGATTTCTCAACTGACAGAAGAGATTCAAGCCCAACGCGATCTAAGCAAAGCAGAAGAAGGAATCCTGAAAGTATCCATCAGGCCGACCTCCTGCAAAGGAACACTCAGAAAAATATGGGACATGTACAGCAGCCATCCACTCTGCACAGACCGCCGGATTCAGATAGATGAATTCGAGGACTTCTACTTTAATACGGACCCTACAATTTTAATCAGATCTTTGGGAAATATGGTCAAAAATGCCCTTGAAGCATCCGAACCGGGAGAAACTATTACATTAGGATGCCAAAAAGAAGACGGGCAGGCCCACTTCTGGGGCCATAATAATTATTTCATACCTGAAAAAAGCCAAAGGCAGATTTTCAAACGATCTTTCTCTACTAAAGGTGATGGAAGGGGATTAGGAACTTACAGCATGAAACTGTTGATAGAAAAGCACCTCAATGGAAAAGTGTGGTTTGAATCCACTCCCGAAAATGGTACCGTTTTTTCCATATCAATTCCCATGAATGAGCAACTAACTACGGAGTAA
- a CDS encoding bacteriohemerythrin yields MVFAEWKDKYSLENELVDKQHRFLIKMLNDLAAAGPGDKESAACTCLSRMEKYAQEHFQDEEKLMRDNGYLHLDEHIKEHEGFIRQLEDYKEAVFTKYVPFQDMLEYLNNWLVEHIIKSDRKYARFIRDN; encoded by the coding sequence ATGGTTTTTGCTGAATGGAAAGATAAATATAGCCTTGAAAATGAGCTGGTAGATAAGCAACATAGATTTTTAATTAAAATGCTTAATGATCTGGCTGCAGCCGGTCCTGGAGATAAAGAGAGCGCGGCTTGTACATGCTTGAGTCGTATGGAAAAATACGCGCAGGAACATTTTCAGGATGAAGAGAAGCTTATGCGCGACAACGGTTACCTTCATCTGGATGAGCACATTAAAGAACATGAAGGATTTATCCGCCAGCTGGAAGATTACAAGGAAGCGGTTTTTACTAAGTATGTGCCTTTTCAGGATATGCTTGAATATCTGAATAATTGGCTGGTTGAGCACATCATTAAGAGTGACCGTAAATATGCCCGTTTTATACGCGACAATTAA
- a CDS encoding class I SAM-dependent methyltransferase, producing MSNKAEIFSNKMCDILNYGALNLAMGIGYEAGLFEVLANMDTPSSCSVIAEEGGVSERYLREWLGVMVCGGIVEIHTDAQGQELFELPEEYVSFLCRSGGNSNLGVYTQEIPLLTDCAREGVLEGVKSGAGIPYERYPRFYSFMEQLADAKHRDVLVQTFLPSVLGGEIVRRMKKGISVCDIGCAEGVALEVMAQVFPASQFTGIDISEDSLNNGRNRVAQLGLKNITFQLQDAAGGDIDSVRFDYITAFDSIHDQTRPFEALCNIHKMLKPGGVFSMIDIKASSSVGENMDHPMGAFLYTVSLMHCMPVGLVDGGTGLGMMWGREKAVSMCREAGFSRVEVNDIPEDGFNSHYLCFK from the coding sequence ATGAGTAATAAGGCTGAAATATTCAGCAATAAAATGTGCGACATATTAAATTACGGGGCACTCAATCTAGCCATGGGTATCGGCTATGAAGCTGGTTTGTTTGAAGTACTTGCCAATATGGATACTCCGTCATCTTGCTCGGTTATTGCGGAAGAGGGCGGAGTAAGCGAGAGGTATTTACGTGAGTGGCTGGGAGTGATGGTTTGCGGGGGAATTGTAGAGATCCATACCGATGCTCAGGGGCAGGAACTGTTTGAATTACCTGAGGAGTATGTCTCCTTTCTTTGTCGTTCGGGGGGGAATTCAAACCTTGGAGTCTATACGCAGGAAATTCCTTTGCTTACGGATTGCGCACGGGAAGGAGTGCTTGAAGGCGTGAAGAGCGGTGCAGGTATACCCTATGAACGTTATCCAAGATTTTATTCATTCATGGAGCAGCTGGCCGATGCCAAGCATCGTGATGTGCTGGTACAAACCTTTCTGCCTTCTGTCTTGGGTGGTGAGATTGTTCGGCGCATGAAAAAGGGTATTTCGGTTTGTGATATCGGCTGCGCGGAAGGAGTTGCCCTAGAAGTTATGGCGCAGGTCTTTCCTGCTTCGCAATTTACCGGGATTGATATTTCAGAAGATTCTTTGAACAACGGTCGTAATCGGGTTGCGCAATTGGGATTAAAGAATATTACTTTCCAACTTCAGGATGCCGCCGGTGGTGATATTGATTCGGTGAGATTTGATTATATTACAGCCTTTGATTCTATCCATGATCAGACCCGTCCCTTTGAGGCTTTGTGTAATATTCATAAAATGCTCAAGCCCGGTGGTGTTTTCTCCATGATCGACATCAAGGCAAGTTCTTCGGTCGGGGAAAATATGGATCATCCCATGGGGGCATTTCTTTATACGGTCAGCCTGATGCACTGCATGCCTGTCGGTCTGGTGGACGGAGGAACCGGGCTGGGTATGATGTGGGGCCGGGAAAAAGCAGTCTCTATGTGCAGGGAGGCCGGATTCAGTCGGGTTGAGGTGAATGACATTCCCGAAGACGGTTTTAACAGCCACTATCTTTGTTTCAAATAA
- a CDS encoding aldo/keto reductase: MSVISVPELKMNDGNSIPALGFGTYKLNGSAGVETMVNAIRSGYRLLDSAFKYENEGAVGEAVRRSGVPREDLLVTSKVPGLRHRYNEALYSVEESLYRAGLDYYDFYLIHWPNPSQDLYVEAWQALIGARKRGLVRSIGCSNFLPEHMQRLMDETGVAPAVNQVELYPYFIQQEQRDWHGQHGIITQSWSPLGRDSSAMQEASIKAIGDKYGKSAAQVILRWHVQLGAIPIPKATSPSRQLENINIFDFELSADDMATISAFDKPDGRRKDQHPAHYEEY, encoded by the coding sequence ATGAGTGTTATTTCCGTACCTGAATTGAAGATGAATGATGGTAATTCGATCCCTGCACTGGGATTCGGTACATACAAACTCAACGGTTCCGCCGGGGTGGAGACTATGGTCAATGCCATCCGCAGCGGATACCGCCTGCTTGATTCAGCTTTCAAGTACGAGAATGAGGGCGCTGTGGGTGAGGCTGTCCGCCGCAGCGGGGTTCCCCGCGAAGATTTGCTGGTGACCTCCAAGGTCCCCGGTCTGCGTCATCGTTACAATGAAGCCCTTTATTCTGTAGAGGAATCTTTGTACCGGGCCGGGTTGGATTATTATGATTTCTACCTTATCCACTGGCCCAATCCCAGTCAGGATTTGTACGTGGAGGCGTGGCAGGCTCTTATTGGAGCCCGTAAAAGGGGGCTGGTCCGGTCTATCGGCTGCAGTAATTTCCTGCCTGAACACATGCAACGGCTTATGGATGAAACCGGCGTCGCTCCGGCAGTGAATCAGGTTGAGCTGTATCCTTACTTTATCCAGCAGGAACAGCGCGACTGGCATGGGCAGCATGGGATCATTACCCAGTCATGGAGTCCGCTGGGCCGTGACAGTTCCGCCATGCAGGAAGCTTCAATCAAGGCTATCGGTGATAAGTACGGAAAAAGCGCGGCACAGGTGATCCTGCGCTGGCACGTGCAACTGGGGGCGATACCCATTCCAAAGGCCACATCCCCGTCACGCCAGCTTGAGAATATTAATATCTTTGATTTTGAATTGTCAGCTGATGATATGGCAACTATCAGTGCTTTCGATAAACCTGACGGCAGGCGCAAGGACCAGCATCCTGCTCATTATGAAGAATATTAA
- a CDS encoding methyl-accepting chemotaxis protein translates to MNFKNWSLKTKIILPTFCIVALILATSTLVMTNQAKKMAVKQASEAADHIAKGFGNEISETMGKALTVTRTLGIMFEEGANYSVIPDREYLDSVLVGVLERHPGLAGSWCAFPPDVYDGREDDYMGKYKGAYRNWYHRDNGQIAELFVGNKDVSNVGWFQNPMSGNVETITEPYPWTVNGKTYWVSSTGIPVKKSGRNIGVVGVDFYLNDLQETILEIKPLETGYAYLVTNKGNIVAHPDSELQAKNLGDVIDHEHKKETLKAIERGRAYSYVTESENGERQYITYAPIKVGKTSYPWSIALVIPMDKVEAQANAIAQNSLIISGIAIAILLAVLFMLAGLISKPIIKTAAYTTKVADGDLDADLDINQKDEIGRMADSLRAMVAELKNTILKAEDETRKAEEESAKAREATAEAEKARAKADRARTDGLHHAAERVELILERVVSASEQMSVQSNQLLSGAEIQSDRITSTATAMEEMNATVLEIARNAADAAGESTESQDKARNGADVVDKSKRALGQTVSEVNNLKVNMEELDKQAKGTEAIIGVITDIADQTNLLALNAAIEAARAGEAGRGFAVVADEVRKLAEKTMTATGEVSNSIGAIQRVAGENIRSMETVYARIEEASDFSEKSGWVLKEIVTGTEESAVQIQSIATAAEEQSATSEEINGAVEEISRITTETTDSAREFSRALESLAVQVSEMQKIVEDLKAE, encoded by the coding sequence ATGAATTTCAAAAACTGGAGCCTGAAGACTAAAATTATTTTGCCGACTTTCTGCATAGTGGCCCTTATACTTGCCACAAGCACATTGGTCATGACCAATCAGGCCAAGAAAATGGCTGTAAAACAGGCAAGTGAGGCTGCCGATCATATCGCCAAAGGATTCGGCAATGAAATTTCCGAAACAATGGGTAAAGCCCTGACCGTAACCAGAACACTGGGCATCATGTTTGAAGAAGGTGCCAACTATAGTGTTATCCCGGACCGCGAATATCTCGACTCTGTACTGGTTGGTGTTCTTGAACGGCATCCCGGTCTTGCCGGTTCATGGTGCGCATTTCCCCCGGATGTTTATGACGGCCGGGAAGATGATTACATGGGCAAATACAAAGGAGCCTACCGTAACTGGTACCATCGCGACAATGGACAAATTGCAGAACTGTTTGTCGGTAATAAAGATGTCTCCAATGTGGGCTGGTTTCAAAATCCCATGTCCGGCAATGTGGAAACAATAACTGAGCCATATCCTTGGACAGTAAATGGTAAGACCTATTGGGTATCTTCCACTGGAATTCCGGTCAAAAAAAGCGGGCGGAACATAGGTGTTGTGGGTGTTGATTTTTACTTGAACGATCTTCAGGAAACCATTCTTGAAATCAAGCCTCTTGAAACCGGCTACGCATACCTTGTAACCAACAAAGGGAACATTGTAGCCCACCCCGATTCAGAATTGCAGGCCAAAAATCTCGGTGATGTGATCGACCACGAACACAAAAAGGAAACCCTGAAAGCCATTGAAAGAGGCAGGGCTTACTCTTACGTGACCGAATCTGAAAACGGAGAAAGACAATATATCACCTATGCTCCGATCAAAGTCGGAAAAACATCCTATCCATGGTCTATCGCACTGGTCATCCCCATGGATAAGGTTGAAGCTCAGGCCAATGCCATAGCCCAGAACAGCCTGATCATCAGCGGTATAGCCATCGCCATCCTGCTGGCAGTTCTTTTCATGCTTGCCGGACTGATCAGTAAACCGATCATCAAAACCGCAGCCTACACGACAAAAGTTGCTGACGGCGATCTCGATGCCGATCTCGACATTAACCAGAAAGATGAAATCGGACGCATGGCTGATTCCCTGCGGGCAATGGTAGCTGAACTTAAAAACACTATTCTCAAGGCGGAAGATGAAACCCGCAAGGCTGAAGAGGAATCAGCAAAGGCACGCGAAGCAACTGCCGAAGCAGAAAAGGCACGCGCCAAAGCTGACAGGGCCCGCACCGACGGTCTGCACCACGCAGCAGAACGAGTGGAGCTTATCCTTGAACGGGTAGTTTCCGCTTCCGAACAGATGTCCGTACAGTCCAATCAACTGCTCAGCGGAGCAGAAATACAGAGCGACCGAATCACCTCCACAGCGACAGCAATGGAAGAGATGAACGCCACAGTACTGGAAATCGCCCGCAACGCCGCCGACGCCGCCGGAGAAAGCACTGAATCACAGGACAAAGCCCGAAATGGAGCTGATGTCGTGGATAAATCCAAAAGAGCACTGGGCCAGACTGTTTCCGAGGTGAACAACCTCAAAGTCAACATGGAAGAACTGGACAAGCAGGCCAAGGGAACCGAGGCTATCATCGGCGTAATCACCGATATCGCCGACCAGACCAACCTGCTGGCCCTGAACGCCGCCATTGAAGCTGCCCGTGCAGGTGAGGCCGGACGAGGATTCGCAGTCGTGGCCGACGAAGTCCGCAAGCTGGCGGAGAAAACCATGACCGCCACCGGTGAAGTATCTAATTCCATAGGCGCCATTCAACGTGTTGCCGGAGAGAATATTCGTTCCATGGAAACCGTTTACGCCCGCATTGAGGAAGCAAGTGATTTCTCGGAAAAATCCGGCTGGGTTTTAAAAGAAATCGTAACCGGGACAGAGGAAAGTGCAGTTCAGATTCAAAGCATTGCCACCGCTGCCGAGGAACAGTCTGCAACATCTGAAGAAATCAACGGAGCAGTCGAAGAAATCAGCCGTATCACGACTGAAACAACAGACAGCGCAAGGGAATTCAGCAGAGCACTCGAATCCCTTGCCGTTCAGGTTTCGGAAATGCAGAAAATAGTGGAAGACTTGAAAGCTGAATAA
- a CDS encoding MGMT family protein yields the protein MGRTVFTEKAIEVIKAIPEGKVCSYGKVAALAGNPRAARQVVRILHSSGKKENLPWQRVVNREGRISLKKGQGYERQRELLEHEGVEFSLDGQIDLEIYLWVPEQLIYHDEG from the coding sequence ATGGGCAGGACTGTTTTTACTGAAAAGGCGATCGAGGTTATTAAGGCTATTCCGGAAGGAAAAGTCTGTTCTTACGGCAAGGTTGCGGCTTTGGCCGGTAATCCCCGTGCAGCAAGGCAGGTTGTGCGTATCCTGCATAGCAGCGGGAAAAAGGAGAATCTGCCTTGGCAGCGGGTGGTAAACCGTGAAGGGCGTATTTCCCTGAAAAAAGGGCAGGGCTATGAAAGGCAGCGTGAATTATTGGAACACGAAGGTGTTGAGTTCAGCCTTGACGGTCAGATTGATCTTGAAATTTATCTCTGGGTGCCCGAGCAATTAATTTACCATGACGAAGGTTAA